The region GGAATGCAAAGTTTGTCTGTGTGGACTCAAGCCAGTGTTCTGTTGGTTCTGTGATCATGGCTCATAGGTGTTCATAAAAGACaaatgaataaaacattttcttaaacattttacACAATTACCATTTCTCACCTCATCATTTTCATTCCCACTTGAACTCTTTCTGGAAGACTTATACTGCAAAACACAATTATAACTTTAGAATGGAAATACGGTTTTCATTTGAACTAAATGGCATGATATAATTCAGTTGCTACTTATTACTGGTCAAGCtgctgaggagaaaaaacatGTTACAACATCAAtggagcaaaagaaagaaaacaaaatagagaAGGAACATCTAAACATCTAGATCCTAGGCTAGTCGAGATCTTCACCAGATTGATGAGagagtaaaaacatttttaaactaaatattttcataCTGTGAACTGACAGTATATGTGTATTAATCCAAATGAAAAGATCTTAACAACTGCTACTTTGAAGCATTATTTGTAAGAAATAGAAAATCATGCAACCCTGAAAATTACTCTTATAATGTTTTGTTATGTAACTTTAAGATTGCTTACGCTTTGAAAGATTGACatgatattgtaaaaaaattaaatcttttaaaaaaacagtatttcctttATGATTTCAAAGCCTGAACACATCCTTTTATCTAGGTGGTATCACCCTTTTTTCACAGTTGTCTCACGTGTTGCATGCACACTGCCTTCATCACTGTCCCATTTCCTGATTATCTTAAACATGTAGAAAACAGAGGGATGGAAGGAAGACATTTTCTTGAGCTCTGCTTTTGTAAATAAGTACATCTCATCTCTTGCAGAGGAAGTGTacaaaggaacagaagaaaaccaagcaGCTAGAATTAAAAAGATTCATCAATACCAAGCTCTAAGCGCACTGTTTGTAGACAGCCGCCTATCCACCTTTATGGTATAACACATAACACAGACTAAAGCAAGAGATGAACTTCAGAACTGGAAGGATGGCTCTCCTTTGGAGATCTGACTTTCAGGGGGGCATATAGGTTttagaataatttcttaaaaaggtggaaaaatctGACTTGCAAATATGTTCTTTAATATTAATAAACACACAAACTTACATAGCTCTGTTTTAGAAAGTTGTATTTACTAATTACGCATAGAAGATGCTTGTCTTTTCAAAGTAACAACTGAGTACTGGTGGactgcaaaatggaaaaattttaTAGAGTTGAATTTTCAACAGGTTTTGAACTACATGCTGAACAATGTTGACAACGACAGTGGCAAGCATCTCTCTTGAGAATCAAAGTCTATTACAAACAGCCTTTGTCAGCTATGCTACTGCTGTTCAATTTCTGTGCAAATTAAACATGTCTTGAAAAGTGACTGAATAAAGTGTCAGTTGTTTGTTTGTGGGactatgggggtttttttggtttggttttttgtttcgctggttttgcttttttgtttgctttgtggggctggagggtatggatttgcatgtgttttggttgctttttttaaaaaaaaaaaaccgacTACACACAGAGTACAGGTAGTTCTGGGGTCAGACAGAGACCTTCTACACATCTATGGCTGGGTATTTATCTTCTTGGGTTTACTCCCTGCATGCTTGCCAGCTGATAACGCAAAGCCTAACTTTCTATGACCTACAGACCTCTGCTGCTCAATTCTGTTTATACAGGCCCTTGCCCAGATCTGTGTTCATGTTTTTCCACCATAATTAACCATATCAAAGCTAGCACATGTAGTAATTCTATTTCACTGTGAATACACTAAAAAATTTCAGCTTGGATGTAGCTAGGATCCAAAACTACAAGCTattgcagagaaaataaaatcattttggTGGATAAAAGTGTCTTCAATGGTATGTATTCAATGCAAATGACTTTTCCCTGTTCTAATGACACCCACTGCAGAAATTGGGCAGGTATTCTTAAGATACTAATGTTTGGTAGTACGGATATGATTATTCAGTGAACTTTTTTTGCCAAGTAAACATGGACACAATATGAATTGTATTTTCACTGGTTTCTCAGAACAGCAGTGGTACCTATTTTTCCCCCTCCTAGTTTGCTGTGGAAGACAGACTTTGTTGCATTTCCTTACTGCTTTGTTTTTGCAACTGAACCTACCAGCGATaacattatttttgtatttggtACAGCCTGCTCAATTCACTTTTGAGACACATCTATAGCTGTATATAATGTCACTTCAGGTATCTGCCTCCAGGAGAGCTCAAAATCCAAATCTGCATTAGCATTTAAAGACACCACTTAAAGTTATGAGGAATCACTAATGCAGGTCTTCTGTACTGATAGCACAGCTCTGTAATCAGTCAAACGACTGGACTGTGTTTTACTTGGAGTTTCTCCCCTTCCTCTGAAAGGCTGCAgggcaaaattaatttaaggaTGAAAACCCTGGAAAGAGGTCAATAGAATTCAATTTGACTACAACTCCATaaattcttcaggaaaaaataattactagCTTCTATAATCACAGGAATGTATCTGAGCTGTACATCATGCTCTAGTTTTCCAACAATTTAATTAAAGTTCCCTGTCATTTCATAAAGTGTTTGATGGCAAAGACTCAAGAAACTCATTTCATAAGtgacaaatttaattttaactcAAACTGGCACTGGTCAGATTTCTCCTATTTCTCTTCCATAACTCCAAACAAATTTTATCTAATAACTTCGTATCTGGTTTGTAATAAGCAGACACTGACATCTGGTGACCGATTGTGCACACTACAGCACCAaagacagacacagaaaatTCTCTAAAATCTAAGATCTATTGCAGTGAGAACTAAAATGCGTAAACCATTCTCATAACCAACCTGCACAAAAGTAATATATGTTTCCCCagcactacaaaaaaaaaaagtatctcaaGATGGATGGGAAAGGACCAATGACTGAAGACTAGTTCCTGGCTTTACCAGAAAACtgtaaattactttattttatttaaagaatagTGTCTTGGGTCAATATTTTCCTCCTGGTtttcctgcactctcacattaccctaaatacatacatatatattaaaCTCAAAAGagccaaataaaaaaattagaggTTACAGGTAAGGTTCAAAGTATTACAGGCTCTGAGAATTTCTTACCTTTCCTTAGTTATACAGCTTATCCTACgccccttaaaaaaaagaaagtgtcaCCCACCCACACTCCTCCCCATTACCTTGAAATACTCTTTTCTAATTTGTTtacttctccttctttcttcattctGCCAAATCACTGGCTGTGTTTCTGGCCAATGCTGCTCATCCAGTGACTGCTTCTGGTTTTCCAGTGGCTGTAAGGTTCAGAAATAGATTTATGTAAAATATAAGTACACTTTGTGTGCATTAGCACAGATTATTATAAACTACAATTACAAATTTTTTGCCTCTCAATCTACTTTTACGACATGAAAGTTTTATCAGGCTTAATGGTGATTCTGGTAGAAAACgcttatttcctttcaaaacctaaaacatttcacagaagagaaagaatgaatGAAATAATTCCTAAGAAAATAACACCCTTTTCTGCACAGAGCCTCATTTCTGCAGATGTTAGGAAGCCATCTAAGGCTGCCATAAATAACTACCAAAAAAACCAGTTAGAAATGTCATTCATCACTAGGACATCCCATTTATTAATTCTTACTCATTGCACAGGAAAGATGACTATACACAATTTAAGTATGTGTCCTGTGTTCCTACCTAAAGGATTTTACACATCAACTAGCTATAAAAGAAATCTCTCTTTCAAAGTATTGTATTATGCAACATAATGTGAAGAGACAGCTAAAGtacttttcttcttaaaatagcAATGAATATGTACAAGCATGTCTGTCTCATGAAAACTAAAAGCAGACAATCTAAAGGGACCATTTCATAACAAgcagaaaactgtattttaaactatttcttCCTATTAGACTATCTAGTCATTTAAAGCAATTGTAAATACTTGATGGAttagaatataaaataataaaaacatactCTATAGTTTCACTGCAATTTTATCGCATCATGAAAGCTCTTCAGGGAGGTACAAGGAATACAAGACCCACATAACCTTGAAACcacttagaaaaaaacattattgtGAGGTAATAAAACCTACATGTAAAGGAATACTAAAGCCCAGTAAGTAAAACTTGTCTTATTAGCTTAAAGATCTTAAAGCTAGTACCATATGCTCTTAAAGAAAAGGCCTCCATTACACACAATCAAATTATCTTGAAGCATAAGTTCTTCAGAGGTTTTATGTTTTCCACCACAATTGCATACATACAGTAAGCTATGTGTGCAAGCAGCCATATGAATGTTTTCTGCTAGGAAACAAACCTAAAAACCACTAGATCACATCACTCAAAACACAAAGCCATcacatttactttttaatatttaccTGCCAGCTgtatggggacaccagggaatTCACTTCATCTGAGGAGACACTAAAAATTAAGATGAGAAGTATCATGAAATGTTCTACATTTTGTTCACATTAAAATCAACttactttaaaatatcaaaaaaaggCAACACTTAAAGTAGCCTTGCTGCAGCACTACAGTATTTTTTGGCTACCTGTATAAGGATGCCACAAGgtggcaaaaataaaaccatttgaCTAAAACCTCAAATCATATGTCACTCTTCTTCACCATATGCTGACAATAGGTATTACACGCTACAGTACTTCACTTGATAAAGCTTCTTCTTAAGCATGTTGATCTTTAGGGATTACTAATGCACCttcattgttttgtttctcaaagCAACCGATGAAACATTTTGTTCAGAGCTGACCAAACCTCTACTCTTGAGCTTTTAGAAGACTCACGTGCTTCATTTCAGTGTTAGCTCTATCCAGTTGAATCTTAGACTCGacaaggaacagaaaaacattttaagatgGGACAGTGAAACCCCAAAATCTCAAAACATACACTGTGGAACATGAACTGCCTGAGATTATTGAAAGTTCTCGGGAAAATAAAAACGTTTAGAATATGGTGTCACTTCAcatttttccaaaactttctGCGAAATTCACTTCTACCACCTTACCAGCAATCATTTCATTCACATTCTGACAGCTGGCTCAGAAGCTGTGCAGTACACTAAAAGGCTAACAGCTAGGGATTGAATGCAGAAGGACATAACACCATGAGCAATTACAATAAATCCTAAAGGGAAAGCACTGAGCTTCTGctactttgtctttcttttccttcctttttcttcctctttgtttgAAACTAATATTGCaacttttaaaagctgttaaGCAGAGAGAATTCACCCAATTCATGTCTAATAGCTTGATAAGCAACCTAGTAAAAAATTGCAGAAACTGTTGCAATAAAGAATTAAGTTTTGCTGTTGACACATCCTCTGGAAAATGTAAAGGTTTTGCAGGCTGAACTCCCGGCAACACTTTTCCAACAGCCCTTAAGAGCACTGGAGGActtccagaaaggaaaatttagaTGCCTAAGCAAGGCTACAGTGCCAGTTTATGTAACACAGGCTCTAACACACCTGCACAAGTCTTGTTACCTATGGAAGACATGACCTTCTGGACTGGAACTAGATGTCTAAAACATCACTGGATGCCTGTCTTTAGGCACCTGAATTGCTATCATAATCAGACACATATATTAGTTTCTGGATGACACCAGTTTTCTGAAAGGCTCAAAAACCCAGGTATTTTATCTGGAAGAAAAAGGCTCAAGAACAGATTACTTGTCTAGCTTCTACTTTACCTTGAGCTAAAAACATTATAACAGCAAACTGCAGTagcaacacaaaataaatatcaaaaatTAATGATATATTGAAAGCTGTGATACATTTAAGTGTATCAATACCATTTTTCAGATTCCACTGGTTGTTTTGGCCTGTTCCTTGTGCCTACTGAAACTGAATGGTTAAGAAgcctagaaaataaaaaaaaacaaacattaatTCAACAGCTTTGCAGTTAAACCTTTTTCTTAGAATCTGTCACATTCCCTGTAAATAAAAAGTTTTGAACATTAAGGTGATGTTTTCCATAGTAGTAAAATAGTCGTGTGTGTACACGTATGAAATCCAAGCCCAACCCTGctactatttaaaaacaatattgTTTCCAGctcttgaaatatttcaagttCTGAATTCTAAGTAAAACTTTAATTCAAACCAAAATGAAGCCTcctatttttctctccaaataCATACTATTTCAACTGATCTCACACCTGTGTTAAGTTAAGCAGTCCTTAACACAGAAGACCCTACTTTTCACCataaacagaagacagaaggtAATCACCCTAAAGCAGACAAGGAAGGATACGCATATTGAGCACAAGAAGTCAGTCAGTACGAGAAGGTAAGAAGGCAGCTGAATAAGAAACAATGCAAGTGCAAAGGAAATgcaggggaaaaaggagaggagaggtggaaaatgaagaaacacaGGGAAAGAACTAAATGTAAAGTCTAATgcagaaataaaccaaaattCCATTTTTCTAAATGGTAAACAGTCAAAGCCTAAATGTACATGTTTTTTCATCTGGAACAAACACACCACATATACACTCAAAGGAAGACGATATGAGCTATTATggatattttaaatgttgtaaATTACAGTTAGTAACAGTAAAATATGCTGTTGAGCAGTAACTAAAATGATTAATTATGAATTCTTGGGAGGTAGTAACATTACATTTGGACACTGTCTTCATGTTCTGAACTGTGATCAAAGTATATTTACATAATTATATAGAAAAATAGAATGTATTAAGAACCAGAGAGGATTAGAAGAACAACAACTATTCCAGGGAAGAAAGTAAAACAGTAGGtaagattttatatttcattattattacgTAGGGCAAATACAACCCTTAATTTTTAATGGTTGATGATTTTCAGACTTCTCTAATTATTGTGATAACTTGAGCTCAGTAATCTCATTTGTAGTTGTAATCTCTCACTGGGTGAGCCTCAATTTAATGTGATTATGAGACGATAAGCCTGTAAACCAACAcaatctgcagcatgcagtgtGCAGCATCTGCTCCCTACATTTTATCTTCAGAAATGTTGTTTTAAGGATGCATTCCAGAACTATACTATAGCCCGAAAAAGGCATTACAAAAAGTCAATATTAAGAGCATAGATTAACAAATCATAATATAAGAGCGTTATTTTAAAGTCACTGATTTTTAGATAAAATCCCCATTTAAATTATCCTTATGTCTTCAACTGAAAACAATGACAAATTCAGAAAGACTTTGTGGCAAGATGTGACCATgacaactttaaaaaataaacagacctTGGAATCACCTAAGCAGTTTGATGCAGCACTTGCACCAAAACTGACATTTAGTGTAAATTCAGTGATTATATGTAACACAGGCCATTACTTTTTTATACTCGTTATGTGAAATGTAAGGAAAAACTATTCAATTAATTCAAACATACACACGCTTCTCGGCTACTGTTTCTATGGCAAATGTGTGTAATTGATGTTTGTGTTTATTATAGACTAAGTTTATAATAaacaaagtatatttttatactttgtaaaacaaaagcaaacagtcATATTTTTAAGCTTCCTGTTTAAATACTGAATAACATGGATGAGGAGGTAACAGCAAATTCATCTGTCAGATTAGCAGTTACTATTCCAGTCAGAGAAATCTTAATTTGAGAAAATTAATTCCGAGAAATACAATGCAAAACAAATTGCCCCTGGTCATGCTAATTTGAATATGATCACTTTAAAATCAAGGTAtcttaaactaaaaataaaacaaaaaaaaaccctaacttGCCTGAGACTCTATACTTTCTGCATTTGGGGTATTAtacattttacaaaaaaacaaacaaacaaacaaaaaaaaacccaaaaaaaccacaacccaaACCCCTGAAGAGAAAACTGACAAAAGTACAGGAAATTATGTTTCTAGGTTTGGAtttgtttaaatattcatttgaaAGTTGCCTAAATAGTATTAAATAGTAATACTTTAATAGTATTTCATCTTAAAGAACAATAAATGCATGGTGATCTATTTTTGATTAAAAAGCATCTTCAGCTAACTTAGCTAACTTAACTTTATTCTGATTTTGTTCAGGAAATTGCCaaaactatttcttttgttCACATTTTAACTTTGTAAATCTGATGCTCTACAAATTATACCTTGATGCACGTCCTGCTGCCCTTGTCCTCTGGAAGAGTTTTTCACTGAATGAAGTTCTATAGCTCAATGGCCTTCGTCTGTATTCATATTTCAAGTACACCAAAGCCAAAGACGGAAGAAGGAAGCAGGATAAGTTCATGGGAGAGGACAGGGAAGTCATTAGCACagcaagcaaaaagaaaagagaccgcatactttttaaaaagcacactgaacagacagaaacatGATtagtaagaaattattttgtgatgCTCACTTTTCAGAGACTGTTTACTCAGATCgaacatttttcataaaaacaCAAGTATCTTCACTAAACttccaaatattatttttatttctgtttatggCAAGGAATTATAAATTCACAAAGCTATGGATTCAGACTCAGGGCTAAATTTTTTATCAGAGGCGATTTTGCCCCTATGTACTTAAAAGATAAATAAGCAAGCTTAAAATATAAATGCCAACTTAAGCAGAAGTTATAGGGTAAGACTGCATACGTCTGAACaattcaaaagcaaagcagaactcTTCAAAAGATCACTGTATTAAGATACAACAACATATGACAAGTAAATTTTAAGTTGCAGTACTTCAGAAGAGTGGCTTGGTATTTCAAATGATTAGATAACcaagaaatattaaaagtaaGTAGAAGTACCAGCTAAACTGCTGCATGCAGTTTCTGTAACTCATCCAAACTAAAGTAATTTTAACATGTTACCAACAATCTACTTACATGAATTAACTGGGTTTGGCTGGGggggaattaattttcttcacagtagctaGGATGGGgctgttttggatttgtgctgggaATGGTGTTGACaatacagggatgttttagtcactgctgagcagtgcttataCACAGCTGAAGTCTTCTGTGCTTCTCGCAGCACCCCACCAGTGAGTAGATTAGGGgggcacaagaagctgggaagtGACACAGCCGGGACAGCTGACTCCAACTGACCAAGAGGTTATTCCATACCATAggacatcatgctcagcatataaagctgatgaagaaggaagggaggcaCATCTGGAGtgatggcatttgtcttccttATCAAACCCTTAAatgtgatggagccctgctttcctggggatGGTTGAACACCCGCCAGCTGATGGGAAGCAGTGATCAAACTCCTTTTGTTTTGCCCTAGTGCACAACTTTTGCTTTACTTAAGCTGCCTTCACCTCAAACCATAagttttttcacttttacccttccaaATACTCTCCTTCATCTCAACTGGGGGAATGGCTACATGAGTTCTAGTTGCCAGAGGGGGTTAAACTATGACAATGAGCATTAACCTACTTAAGGATACTGctttgaggtaaaaaaaaaaaaaaaaagttaacctACAGTTAACAACCAGGAAACCAAGAGACTTTCATATtgatttcttcctctccatAGAAGGTGTATCATTGCTTCTCTGGACAGCAattttatgaaaagaaacacagcatAGATATCTTGAAAGAGTCTGTCATCTTAATTGTAGAACATCTGGACAAAACTGTTCTCAATAAAAGTGTCAAGAGTTTTTGGGAATAAGGCAGGTTAAAGAATAAATCAATTATAACACAAGTTATTTTAACTAATACTGTAATACCTGTGTTTTTGCTCTTGCTGCAGTAACTGAGCTGCTATTTTTCTCAAGTCAGTCACTTCTTTGagttcatcatcatcttcagcCAGCAGTTGTTCTTTCTGaagtctgggaaaaaaaaccccaaaccaacattAGTAACTTGCCTGActtcaaagtaaaacaaaacacagaaacagataCATTATTGGACAACAGCCAAGAACTTCCTACAAGCTTATTTTCTGTCCAAGGAGTAGCACCCTGTATCCAACTAGACTTCTTGCCTCCAAGAACCTTAAACCAAAATCACCTTCGCCCACTACTATCACTAAGATCTTTGATAAAAGATCAAGAAGATTCACCTTTTTTCATCTCCCCAGTCCTCATTCTGTTCTATTTTCTGGGATTTCTCAGGATGTTTCCCCCGTTCCTACAAtggaatgaaaattaaacttaagatttgaattaaaaaaaaaatcaagtcagcTGAATAACTTTTCTTCTGTTAAGCCACATTACCTTGATATAAGACAGCAATGGTCCAATCTGTACATCTCCTTGCTCAGGAACACCTCCCTCTTCTGAATTTGGATCGATGTAGTCATACACCTCCTGGTCTAGTGAGGATTGATGAAGAATGGAAAAGATGGTATTAAACAGTTCTCTCAAACAAATGTTATTCCTGAGAGAagtacttctgaaaaatgtcagatacaaataaaacaatgaaattatGTCTCCGTGagctagaatttttttttctttctttttggcttTATCTATTTGTGACTGCCatgctgttttctgaaatgaCGGAAATACAATGTCAACATGTGACCATATAATTTTGCGTGACTTTCTTATACTACGTTACCTAAGCAAAAGTATTTGTTGACTAAAACAACAGAGGTACAACAGATATTACCTTTTTGTGGGTCAAGTTTACTTCCCATTACATGATTGTCATTCCTTAATGTCTGTTCCCTTGTTGATTCTGATACCTGGGAGTGAAGGCTGATTGTATCATCATCAGATGGCTGCAAAGACAGTATGATTTCATACAGAACTTGCATATAAATTACATCGTTATATGATATGCTAAGAAATCACAAATTATAGTGCAACTAACCCTGTCATGAGGGATGGCTcccaggagagagaaaataacatCAGGCCAGGTGGGGTTATTTTGTGATTGTTTTTTTTAGGGGGGCGGGTGGGCAGGGAGTTTAAGAGAATAATAGTTTAGGCAGTAACAGACAACTCCTCAGTATATAATACTGAAATGCAATACTTTGTTCAAAGAAGTCtagcccagccctgctcaggggGCTACGAAATCTGTACTTAGGTATTTCCTTATGTAAAGCCACCAAATACTTTGacccttgaaaaataaaattaaaataaaatcacagctttactttaatattaaattttgAATTTCCTTAGAAAAAACAACTAGTAATCCTCCTTGTTTTACAGCCTTCCCACTAATGATCACTCTGTGTTTGTAATAACTCTCTTTACATTTCAAAACCCTTTTGTTCTACACTATCCAGCACTGATATCACTTATTAACCACAACTCCTTAATCTAGATTTCTACAAATACACAGATAAGTTGTGGAGATTCTTGTTCACTGTTTTAAACCCAGTAGAACATCCAGAAgttcattaaaatttaaataatgatGAGGATTAGTAACATACACAACGCTCAGTTTTAGACCAAatcaatttttgttttcttaagtaCATTCATAATAAAAAGGGAAGTTTCAAACAAATTTTGTCCTTTCTGTAGAAGACTGTACACTCCACATTATTAAATAATTCCATATAACTCcacataattaaataattaaataagacTTAAATAATTCCTTAGGACagaattcagttttaaaatgtatgacATTTGGACTGGAATGAACCCTAACTAGAAAAGTCAAAGCAGTATGTAAATAATTTGTGACTGATACTGGCAGTTTAAGGGTTTGAACTCAACCATATAGATATTCAAAGCATGTTAAATGCAATTTAGTTAAGTATTTTGCAAAACATACCATatagaaataacaaaaattccaaaaaaacaaactgcagaAATTGAACAGTGAAAAACACTCACTTCTGTTGTAGACAACCTTTTATCCCCATTATCGCTTCCAATGCCAGAGTCTGGTCCATGGTTTTTATTGGGATAAAAGTCTTCCATgctacattaagaaaaaaaaccacaaaaaccatAACAGGAATGGAAGAAACACAagtttcacttttcttttagaaaataaacatcCTTTACAAATGTGTTCTCTATACTCATCTGTTTGGGAAATAAATAGCCAAGTTTtccaataaataaatttaaaatacagctttgttCTGATTTCCAAATGTTTAGCAAGTATATTGAAAATTTTTCATAGCCACTCAGACGAGCCAATTAAGCTTCAACCTTAGGAAATAACTACTAGGATTTCTACACAAAAACAACTAAAGTATTGAAATTAAAGCTATTATCTCTAATAATCAGATCACTTCATGGCAAATCctaaagtaaaattaaacaaaaaacccactacTCACCTATCTGTGAGTGGCTGGGAGGGGATTCTTTTACCTAATGATGGAAGATCCAAAGAATCTGGTTTTTTATCTATTCTGAGGCACGCCTGAATGCTGAGGAATTTAAATATATGTACTTTACCCTTCAAACATATCTGttgggaaacaaagaaaaaacttaaTTACGTAGCATGTCTCTTGAAAACACATCCCAATAAATAGTTTCCACAGTGAGTTTGTACCCATAACTGCCCACCAGGAGAAATAcagctaaaaaataaaaatctgatagGTATAACTAAGGACAGTGTCCCCTTTCTTAAGACCCTAATGTAAATTACTGAACTAGAATGCTTTAATACTAACCTGTGCTGGTGGTATCTGCATTGGATTGTTATCCAAAACTATAACTTGTAAGTGACGTAACTTTCTGTAACAAATTggaatttctgtaattttattacAAGAAAAATCCAGCTTTACCAAGGGAAGGTCTCCTAATTCTGTATTgggggaaatgaaaaaaaaacaaaacaaacaaaagaatgaGATCTTAACATGTTACCTAATTTACCTACATCAGAGAAATTAAGACTAGTAGCTTACCGTCTGGCAACATATGGAGATTATTTCTTCTTATGTTTAATTCCCTAAGTGACTGCAATTTTCCTATCTGCTGGGGGAGTACCTGAAGTTCATTGCAGCTAATATCCTAAGAAAGATATAGTGAATAAATTAACTGAACatcttaaatgaaataaaagaaatgaaaactgctATCAAACCTACTATAAAatataccattaaaaaaaatcctagctttcttctttttttcctacaaaaggaaaaaccaGCATAACAGATCTCCGTTTCTTCAATATTTAGTGATTCATGTTTAAGAAACCCAATTTCAAAAGTTAAACCAATGAACAACGAAAGAATAGTTTTGAGATTAAAACTGTGGCCTAGGAATCGGGAGTTCTTGGTGTAGTTCCCATACCCATTAAAAACATCTTGTGCTACTGCTGGCAAATTATTAGCATTCCTCTCCTTTTATAAAAGTTCCTCCTTAAAAAAACCTTGAACCAATCCACGCAACTAAAAATTTACAAAAGCAACAGCAGACTCACCAACTTTTTGGATATAATCACTAGAGGGTGACAAAACTGCACCAAATGAACATACACTACAGCTACTTCTGCTACTAATTTAGCATTTATTTAGGTAGCACAGACTAAGTCAACAATCCCATTGATACAAGaccatttcttttttacttctgaTTCAACATAATTGACTTCAGAAACTAGTTTCCTAGTCTAGATAATGACAGATCTATCTTAT is a window of Phaenicophaeus curvirostris isolate KB17595 chromosome 13, BPBGC_Pcur_1.0, whole genome shotgun sequence DNA encoding:
- the LRCH2 gene encoding leucine-rich repeat and calponin homology domain-containing protein 2 isoform X4; the protein is MAAGQGGGNGNGNGNGAGGLGIPGHLTLSFSAGPHWGAAATLSQPHTVRSLDRALEEAGSSGILCLSGRKLRDFPGSGYDLSDTTQADLSKNRFTEIPPDVWLFAPLETLNLYHNCIKSIPESIKNLQMLTYLNISRNLLSTLPKYLFDLPLKVLVVSNNKLVSIPEEIGKLRDLMELDISCNELQVLPQQIGKLQSLRELNIRRNNLHMLPDELGDLPLVKLDFSCNKITEIPICYRKLRHLQVIVLDNNPMQIPPAQICLKGKVHIFKFLSIQACLRIDKKPDSLDLPSLGKRIPSQPLTDSMEDFYPNKNHGPDSGIGSDNGDKRLSTTEPSDDDTISLHSQVSESTREQTLRNDNHVMGSKLDPQKDQEVYDYIDPNSEEGGVPEQGDVQIGPLLSYIKERGKHPEKSQKIEQNEDWGDEKRLQKEQLLAEDDDELKEVTDLRKIAAQLLQQEQKHRLLNHSVSVGTRNRPKQPVESEKCVSSDEVNSLVSPYSWQPLENQKQSLDEQHWPETQPVIWQNEERRRSKQIRKEYFKYKSSRKSSSGNENDEDYERTDSNTHGPFGLKPRSAFSRASRQDYGTVDPGFTMRRKMEHLREEREQIRQLRNNLESRLKVILPDDIGAALMDGVVLCHLANHIRPRSVASIHVPSPAVPKLSMAKCRRNVENFLDACKKLGVPQERLCLPHHILEERGLVKVGLTVQALLELPALKVSQLSSM
- the LRCH2 gene encoding leucine-rich repeat and calponin homology domain-containing protein 2 isoform X3 yields the protein MAAGQGGGNGNGNGNGAGGLGIPGHLTLSFSAGPHWGAAATLSQPHTVRSLDRALEEAGSSGILCLSGRKLRDFPGSGYDLSDTTQADLSKNRFTEIPPDVWLFAPLETLNLYHNCIKSIPESIKNLQMLTYLNISRNLLSTLPKYLFDLPLKVLVVSNNKLVSIPEEIGKLRDLMELDISCNELQVLPQQIGKLQSLRELNIRRNNLHMLPDELGDLPLVKLDFSCNKITEIPICYRKLRHLQVIVLDNNPMQIPPAQICLKGKVHIFKFLSIQACLRIDKKPDSLDLPSLGKRIPSQPLTDSMEDFYPNKNHGPDSGIGSDNGDKRLSTTEPSDDDTISLHSQVSESTREQTLRNDNHVMGSKLDPQKDQEVYDYIDPNSEEGGVPEQGDVQIGPLLSYIKERGKHPEKSQKIEQNEDWGDEKRLQKEQLLAEDDDELKEVTDLRKIAAQLLQQEQKHRLLNHSVSVGTRNRPKQPVESEKCVSSDEVNSLVSPYSWQPLENQKQSLDEQHWPETQPVIWQNEERRRSKQIRKEYFKYKSSRKSSSGNENDEQDSDNTNVSPQSPVSSEDYERTDSNTHGPFGLKPRSAFSRASRQDYGTVDPGFTMRRKMEHLREEREQIRQLRNNLESRLKVILPDDIGAALMDGVVLCHLANHIRPRSVASIHVPSPAVPKLSMAKCRRNVENFLDACKKLGVPQERLCLPHHILEERGLVKVGLTVQALLELPALKVSQLSSM